Proteins from a genomic interval of Chelonoidis abingdonii isolate Lonesome George chromosome 7, CheloAbing_2.0, whole genome shotgun sequence:
- the LOC116826628 gene encoding protein Niban 1-like — MDTHMLYCKEVIKEAAILKKHNLFEDNVNLPYESVSSLTDLKTPSGSAQASPAKQLSTTLTETSDTETQSNELLVVSEKMIQEKSHDAAKPSDNEEAVYVNVSSNPAISREKVIITDITDKPASHPFTPNEEKDVEAVITSQNENAVETEFGGNTEKENKVQEEERSLTVPGTVNEIRSLLMVTIELPAVAPSDNKKEMANEYEISKWQEHGEESDENSKTNAEIGKTDQVVNKEVEHSELKVEQPPPSSFGTGDMNLMIFSEAGNHVTQAECLEVSEKLDVSQESEAEMETNQSVWYTGLESCKSLHDKLQPEAHTESIVGDRRSDLEEAGEDHIHAVPLETEAESFPGYSAESPDATQVPILSIENLRIETTDDFQVSLVLEEDELSMAEVTVDIKSESFTVTASDECQPAGAPSLCAEITSSVGSETVTQENSEESCTEQHSEE; from the exons ATGGATACCCATATGCTTTATTGCAAGGAAG TAATAAAAGAAGCTGCCATTCTGAAGAAACACAACCTTTTTGAGGACAACgtaaacctgccttatgaaagtgTGTCCAGTTTAACTGACTTGAAGACCCCTTCAGGATCAGCACAAGCCAGTCCTGCTAAGCAACTGTCCACCACTTTAACAGAAACATCAGATACTGAAACTCAAAGTAATGAACTGCTTGTTGTGTCAGAAAAAATGATCCAGGAGAAGTCTCATGATGCTGCAAAGCCATCAGACAATGAAGAAGCAGTTTATGTCAATGTGTCTAGCAATCCTGCAATTAGTAGAGAAAAGGTGATCATTACAGACATCACTGACAAACCGGCATCTCATCCTTTTACTCCTAACGAAGAAAAGGATGTGGAGGCAGTGATAACTTCCCAGAATGAAAATGCGGTGGAGACAGAGTTTGGAGGaaacactgaaaaagaaaataaggtaCAAGAAGAGGAGAGAAGTCTTACAGTCCCTGGTACTGTGAATGAGATCAGAAGCTTGCTGATGGTGACAATTGAATTACCAGCAGTTGCTCCATCTGACAACAAAAAGGAAATGGCAAATGAATATGAAATTTCGAAGTGGCAGGAACATGGTGAAGAGAGTGATGAAAACAGCAAAACTAATGCAGAAATTGGTAAAACAGACCAGGTAGTGAATAAAGAAGTAGAACATTCTGAGCTCAAGGTGGAGCAGCCACCTCCTTCCAGTTTTGGTACAGGCGATATGAATTTAATGATCTTTTCAGAGGCAGGCAACCATGTGACTCAAGCAGAATGTTTGGAGGTCTCTGAAAAACTGGATGTGTCTCAAGAGTCAGAGGCAGAAATGGAGACTAACCAAAGTGTCTGGTATACTGGTCTGGAAAGCTGCAAAAGTCTTCATGACAAATTGCAACCAGAGGCACACACCGAAAGCATAGTTGGAGACAGAAGATCTGATCTGGAGGAAGCAGGTGAAGATCACATTCATGCTGTCCCACTGGAAACAGAGGCTGAGAGCTTTCCTGGGTATTCTGCTGAAAGTCCTGATGCAACACAAGTACCCATTCTAAGTATTGAAAACTTAAGAATAGAAACAACTGATGATTTTCAGGTTTCGCTAGTGCTAGAGGAAGATGAGCTTAGCATGGCAGAGGTTACAGTGGATATTAAATCTGAAAGCTTTACTGTTACTGCAAGTGATGAGTGTCAGCCAGCAGGTGCACCTTCTCTATGTGCTGAAATCACAAGCTCAGTAGGAAGTGAAACTGTCACACAAGAAAACAGTGAGGAGAGTTGTACAGAGCAGCACTCTGAAGAGTAA